A portion of the Lathamus discolor isolate bLatDis1 chromosome 5, bLatDis1.hap1, whole genome shotgun sequence genome contains these proteins:
- the OSTM1 gene encoding osteopetrosis-associated transmembrane protein 1: MAPLRCLVLLLALGPSAAGGSRRLPALGEVEELAEELWGAGLPGDLPELEPECRQLLADFAEGSAALTGCLGRSARPVRLCQACHPHYRHLLAQYGNIARAVGNSSESHNCAKSILTSDRLQIVVTLSDFFNETWEAANCPNCLTNNSEGLSNSTVEFLDLFNKSLTCFEHNLQGQSVRLSSNNYTEVCKNCNETYKMLNDLYNNLQRMNRQGGEAGHPAHLCIDVEDAMNITRKLWSRTFNCSVPCSDTVPVIAVSSFILFLPIVFYLSSFLHSKQKKRILILPKRIQSNASLVNIQEKYS, translated from the exons ATGGCGCCGCTGcgctgcctggtgctgctgctcgcCCTCGGCCCCTCGGCCGCCGGGGGGTCGCGCCGGCTGCCGGCGCTGGGCGAGGTGGAGGAGCTGGCGGAGGAGCTGTGGGGCGCGGGGCTGCCCGGAGACCTGCCCGAGCTGGAGCCCGAGTGCCGCCAGCTCCTCGCCGACTTCGCGGAGGGCAGCGCGGCGCTGACGGGCTGCCTGGGCCGCAGCGCCCGCCCGGTGCGGCTGTGCCAGGCCTGCCACCCCCACTACCGGCACCTGCTCGCACAGTACGGCAACATCGCCCGTGCCGTTGGG AATTCTTCTGAGAGCCACAATTGTGCCAAAAGCATCTTGACCTCAGACAGGCTGCAAATAGTTGTGACACTTTCTGACTTCTTCAATGAAACCTGGGAGGCAGCCAACTGTCCAA ATTGTTTAACGAACAACAGTGAGGGGTTATCAAATTCTACTGTAGAATTCCTGGATTTATTCAATAAATCTCTGACATGTTTTGAACATAACCTTCAG GGACAAAGCGTCCGTCTGTCATCAAATAACTACACAGAAGTATGTAAAAACTGCAATGAAACCTACAAGATGTTGAATGACCTATATAACAACTTGCAAAGGATGAACAGGCAAGGTGGTGAGGCTGGGCACCCTGCACACCTGTGTATCGATGTGGAAGATGCA atGAATATCACTCGGAAGCTTTGGAGTAGGACTTTCAACTGTTCCGTTCCCTGCAGTGATACAGTCCCAGTGATTGCAGTTTCATCCTTTATTCTCTTCCTACCTATTGTTTTTTATCTTAGTAGCTTCCTTCACTCAAAGCAGAAGAAGCGGATACTCATTTTGC CCAAGCGCATCCAGTCAAATGCCAGTCTTGTGAACATCCAAGAAAAATACAGCTGA